One genomic region from Bufo bufo chromosome 3, aBufBuf1.1, whole genome shotgun sequence encodes:
- the MED18 gene encoding mediator of RNA polymerase II transcription subunit 18: MEAPPVTTMPVSGGAINMMEYLLQGSILDQGLESLLHRLRGLCDNMEPETFADHESVYLLKGQQASPFVLRARRPLDRPGAPWHLRYLGQPEAGDRSRHALVRNCVDIATSEVLPEFLQEMGFRMDHEFIARGHLFRKGVMKIAVYKVFRVLVSGTAESTEPLSLSYLVELSVVAPAGQDSVADEVRSFAEQLRPLVQLEKIDPKRLM, from the exons ATGGAGGCTCCCCCTGTGACCACCATGCCTGTATCAGGAGGAGCCATTAACATGATGGAGTATCTGCTGCAAG GCAGCATACTGGACCAAGGACTGGAGAGCCTCCTTCACCGCTTACGTGGACTATGCGACAACATGGAACCTGAGACGTTTGCTGATCatgaaagtgtgtatttgctaaaAGGCCAGCAAGCCAGCCCCTTTGTACTTCGTGCCCGTCGACCACTTGACCGGCCAGGAGCACCATGGCACCTTCGTTATCTTGGCCAGCCAGAGGCAGGAGACAGAAGCCGGCATGCGTTGGTTAGGAATTGTGTTGATATTGCTACCTCAGAAGTCTTACCTGAATTTCTTCAAGAGATGGGCTTTCGGATGGACCATGAGTTTATAGCAAGAGGACACTTGTTCCGCAAGGGAGTTATGAAAATCGCAGTCTACAAGGTGTTTCGTGTTTTGGTGTCGGGAACAGCTGAAAGTACAGAGCCCCTGTCACTTTCATATTTGGTAGAGCTCAGCGTAGTGGCACCTGCTGGCCAGGACAGTGTAGCTGATGAAGTCCGAAGTTTTGCCGAACAGCTTAGACCACTGGTGCAGCTGGAAAAAATAGACCCAAAGCGTCTGATGTAA